In one Lolium rigidum isolate FL_2022 chromosome 3, APGP_CSIRO_Lrig_0.1, whole genome shotgun sequence genomic region, the following are encoded:
- the LOC124699342 gene encoding uncharacterized protein LOC124699342, which translates to MLPCILRCFPNVERLHIKSKKTAETTGELNLKFWEESGATECIRSHINLVVFKNFQGDQSELCFLKFFLERAQMLQELVIVYGKGYFSSTTEANSRVKSLFDTTWASKCCSLLLYESKFPIDEEREILTFKRGSDFSIRDPFSFVVHA; encoded by the exons ATGCTGCCTTGCATTCTCAGATGCTTTCCGAATGTCGAGAGGCTGCATATTAAG TCCAAGAAAACTGCTGAGACCACAGGCGAGCTCAACCTCAAGTTCTGGGAGGAGTCCGGTGCCACTGAATGCATCCGTTCACACATTAATTTAGTGGTCTTCAAGAACTTCCAAGGGGATCAGAGTGAGCTTTGCTTCCTGAAATTCTTCCTTGAGAGAGCACAGATGCTGCAAGAGCTGGTCATTGTGTATGGCAAAGGGTACTTCAGTTCGACGACCGAGGCCAATTCGAGGGTCAAGTCTCTGTTCGACACAACGTGGGCCAGCAAATGCTGTTCGCTGCTGCTCTATGAGAGTAAATTTCCTATAGATGAAGAGCGTGAAATACTGACCTTCAAGAGAGGGTCTGATTTTTCTATAAGGGACCCTTTTTCCTTCGTCGTCCATGCTTAG